Within Halobacterium jilantaiense, the genomic segment GGGATACTACTTTGACCCCGGGATATTCTCCTCCCGGGGAGGATTTTCGGAGCTCAAAGTTCGCTACACAGACGACTCGGTTATCGATAGCACTGGTGTCGTTCTTGTATCTATTGACGAAGATGTAGTCTCGGCCAAATACCTTAATGGATTGCTCAATTCCGAGGTCTGCGAGCATATTACGGATTCTTTCATCAACTCCTCTGGAAAACAGGCGACAGACATGCGCCATATCCCTATCCCGATACCAACATCAGAAGAGGAGCAGATGATCGAAGAACTGGTCGACGAAGCAATTTCAATCCAGAAGGGAGAGGGTACAAGAACTCTATCAGACGTACAGAGCGAAATTGACGAACGCGTCGAAAAGCTATACAATATCTCGCTATGAGTGAGGACCCAGTCCCTGATTGGTCTGGCTACTCTGACGTCCTCGACAACCGCGAATACGATGTTGCCGAGCGGGCGAATGCTCTGGCTCCCGAAGCCGAGACCGTCCGAATTGCCGTTGGGTACTTCTATCTCGGTGGTTTCGATCTCCTGAAGGAGAACCTCCGAAGAGCTGAACGCGTTGAAATACTCATCGGAACCGATACCGATCAGCGTACCATCGATGAACTGGAACGTGGGTTTGCTGACGACTTAGATGAGTACGACCGCTCTGAAGCTCAAGAAGGTATTAATCGGCTTTACGAGCTCATTCAGGAGGACAAGGTGGATGTGCGTGTGTACGACGACAGTCGGTTTCATCCGAAGCTCTATCTCTTCGAGCACCCCGCGGGTTCTCCGGACCTCGGCCGGGCGATTATCGGCTCCTCAAACCTCTCCGCCAGCGGTCTCCGCGGAAATGTCGAACTGAACGTCGAAAAGAAGGACAACAACACGATCCGGTATCTCGGCGAGTGGTTCGAGGAGATCTGGGAGGAGGCCAGCGAATTCGATACAGACCTGATGGTTGCCGAGATAGAGGAGTCGCAGTTCGGAGATGACCTGCCGGACACCTCTGAGGGAGGAACATCGGTCGCAGAGGTGGAAACGATTTCACCGTACGAAGCGACGAAGCGGTTTATTGTCGAGCAGTTTTCCCGAGACGTCCGAGAGGGCACCCTACTCCAGGACATCACTGGCGATTACGAAGAACAACTCACAGCGTTCCAGCAGGACGCATTCAGAGCAGCGCGTCGCCCGCTCGAAAAATACAACGGCGTCGTATTAGCTGACAGCGTCGGTTTAGGGAAGTCGTACATCGGTGCCCCACTCGTGCAGGAATACACGAGCTCCCGAGATGATGTACTCATCATCGCCCCCAACCGACTGGAGCGGATGTGGATGCGGGACCTCCTTGATGCGGACACCGGCGAATTTCCGACGACCGCTGAGAAGACGTTTATGAGTTTCAATAAACTCTCCCGCCTGTCTGAAAAGGAGATCCAACGGCTCCGCGGAGTTGATTTGATTCTCGTCGACGAAGCCCACAATCTCCGAAATACTGGAACACAGCGCTACGATAAACTCCAGTCAATCGGTCGAAAGGGCAAGAAGTTCGTGATGCTCACTGCGACCCCGATCCACAACTCCGTTCGAGACGTGGACAATCTGATCAAGGTGTTTGCCGACGACGACGACTTCGATATTGAGCTGAAGGGTTTGTCACCGAGCGAGATTTTCAAGCAGTACGACCTCCTCTCCAGCGAGGAGGACAAATCTGCGAGCACTCAGAGTCGGCTTTCGGACCTCGAAGAACTCATTGAGTCAATTATGCGAGAGGTAATTATTTCGAGGGACCGGAAGTACATCCTCGAAAATTACGAGGAAGTCACCATCGGAGACCGGGCCATTAGCGTCCCTGATCGAAATCCGCGTCTTGTCACACCGGACGACCCTCGTCTCGATGAACTCTATAGTGACATCGTCGATACAGTCATCGGGGCAGATAACTCCGAGAACTCCGGGTTGAATATTCCCTACGTTAGCGCAGATCGGTATGACGCTGATGGAGACGAGGAAGAGGAACTAATCATTGAGTACCAGAATGCGAGCATTCTGATGCTCATCAATCTCCTCAAACGTCTTGAGAGCAGCCTTGCCGCTTTCGAGACTTCTGTTGAACGTCTTATGGAACGAGAGCGCATCACACGTCACATCGCTACTGGTGACTTGGATGATGCGAAAAACCGGAGTGACGCCGTTGAACAGATACGGGACACATTTGAAGACGACTTCGCCAAAGATATTGACTTTGAGGAGGTCGCAGAAGCCCTCAATAGAGTCAGCCCCTCGAAGAGGGACGAGATCGTAGCAGACATTGACGAAGACCTTCAGGAACTTGATCGTATAAAGCGGCAAGCACAGAATGCACTCCAGACCAAAGAAGACGGCCGCACTAAAGACGCTAAGGCGGAACGTCTGCGTGGATTAATTGATCGAGAGCTATCGGACGAGAAGGTCCTCATATTCAGTCAGTACGTACCCACGATCACGCATCTCTTCGAGCAACTAACTGGCGAGAATCCAGCGCACACCAACGTTGCTACGCTCGGTCACGATCCGAGTAACCCTACTGTCGGATTTGTCCACGGGGGCAGTGGGTACGATGAGAGGATTGTTGAGCGATTCGCTCCAGAAGCCCAAGAAGCCGACGTCACCCCCGGTGAAGAGATTGACATCCTGTTTGCAACCGACGTACTAGGGGTCGGACAGAATCTCCAGGATGCGCGAGTCATCGTGAACTACGACCTCCATTGGAACCCGATGAAGATGGAGCAGAGAATTGGACGTATCGACCGCATTACGACGCGGCATGACGAGCTGTTAATCTATAACTTTGCTCCGACAGGCGACCTGCGGAAGCAGCTCGGACTTGTTGAGCGGATTCAAGAGAAAATCGAAGATATCGCAAACACCTTCGGCCATGCTGCTCCCATCCTGGATACGGCCGAAGAGCAAGTGCATAAGACGCTCATGACCTATGAGCGATTAGAAGAAGGTGGTGCGGAGTTCGGGGACGAACGGTTGGAGGGTATCGGGTCGAAGTATGACGATCTCAGAAACGTCGTTCGGACATTCTGTGAAGAGAATGATGTCAATGTCGAGGAGCTTCGGGAAACCTACGATGCCGTCGCAGGTAGGTCGGAACCGCAATATTTCGTCGCACCCGGCGAAGAAGGATATGTCTCGCTCGCACACTTAGAACACAGTAGTGGACGCACCGAATGGCGAACCACCATTTTCGATTCGGATCGAGTACAAAGCACTACAATCGGGGGACAAACAGTCTTCACCCAATTCCCACGGCTGGAGACAGATGACGTTCGAGTGTTCGAAACTATCTCTTCCCCTGATACCACTCGCCAAACGATCCCGGAGGATGATTTTGAGGAGTTGAAATCCTTTGTAAGTGAGCTAGGTACCCCGAGCACGTGGCAAAACGACATATTGAGCAGGCAGAGCGGCGATAGCGACGTCGTTACCGACATCAAACAGTTATGCCGGCAGATTGCGGACAGCGACGAAGACGTAAGCGGAGAAGCAGAGGAAATCCTCGAACTCTTAGATGATCACGAAATGAGCGACTGGGCCGAGGGACAGTTGCGCACGATATATCGGAGACGTCGTAGATATGGGACCAACGGCACAATCCGAAGGATACACCACAAACTCACAGAGGAAATTGAGCTAGTTGATCCAGAAACCGTTACAGAAGCAGATGTCGCACTTGCTGGCCAATTAGATAACAGCAAATCCGAGACCTAACTGCATCAGGATGACTCATACTATCCCCGCTAGAATCTCAGTAGTTCCTTTCAACCGGATTTACTGAAAGACCGGCGGCTTCATACCGCCTGACAAGAGTAAGTTAGTGGTATCCGATGGGTTCTGGGAATGAGTTGACTGAGTTGTATGATTCTCTGTCTGTTCTGTATGGGTCGTTGCCTTCTGGGGTGGATTCGGAGTGGAGATTGGCGTTGCGGTCTGTGCTGTACGGTGATGAGTTGTTGGCTGATGAGGCGTCGTGTTTTGGCGCTCAGCAGAAGGAGCGGAATTTGGGGAAACGGAAGGATTACGCGCGGCGACAGGGGAATGGGGAGCGGGTGACGGAGTTTTCGGCGATTACGGTGGCGGAGCCGCGAGAGGGGGATCGTCGGTATGTGCCGTCGGGTGCGGAGTTACCGGTTGCGCCGGCGTCGGGAGAAGTGCTTCCGGTATACGTTTCGTCGGGGGAGGTTGATTGGGCGATCTCGTTGCTGGCTGAGTTCCCTGCTGAGCCCGCGGCTGATCGGCCGGGTGACGGGAGCGAGAGGTTGCTTGACCGAGATCGAGTTCAGCGAGCGCGCAACAGTACGGAAGCGGGAGTTGGTGGTGATGCGACGACGGTGCTGTTTGTGAGTGATACGCATCTCGGGTATGAGAATCGTGCGGAGACTGGGAGTGGGAAGGCAGTGCCGTGGATTGATGAGATCAATAGTCGGGACACGATTCGGCGGGTGCGAACGCTTGCGATGGAGGGGGATATTGATGCGGTGATTCACACCGGTGATTTGCTGGATCACGAGGTGGATGCGGTGACGCTTGATGCTGCGGAGTCGAGTTTGCGTGATTTGGCTCTCTGTAATATCCCAGTGTACTGTATTTTGGGAACGCACGATCACGGGGCGGCGGATCCGTACTATTCGAATTCTGTGGATGGGATTGCGTGGGTGAAAGATCAGGTGCGGAACGAGTATCTTATTGAGTTGTCGGCCAGTCCGACATCGGTTGCTGGCGGGCCACTTGACGCGTATGGGGTCTCGGCGGAAAACGTTGGAATTGGTGATGTCGGGACTTACGAGTCGCTTGGGTGGCGTCCATCGGAAATTGCGTTCGGAGCATCGTCGCCTGGGCCGAACGTACTGTGCCTACACGACGGGGCGACGCCGTACCGAGAACGTTCGACTGCAGATGTCGATCTCGACGAGTTGCTGGCACAGTCACGCGTATCGTTTGATTGTGTGCTGGTGGGTGATGAGCATCGACCCAAGCACGATGATTTCGAGCATGGGTACTCGTTCGAGACCGGGGATGGGACGCCCGTATTATACACCGGACCTGCAGCACGCGTTGGTCCGGCGTACCGGAATCACGATGCCTTCATCACGGAGCTCACGATTTCAGCCGAGGAGGTCTCGTGGACGCGGCATTCAGTGTGACGTGAGAGGAGTTGTCCCGTGGAGGAGTCGTGCAGCTCAGTTGCGGGGTGTCGTAGAACAATTCAACAGGCGGTCGATTTTGGGTGGGACTGATTGATGGTACACATAGCTCTAAAATATCGTTGCGAGATGACACAGCTATAGTCATGGGCGGAACATACCGAATGCGCTATATTCTACAGGTCAACTGGTAGCGCGGTTTCTGGT encodes:
- a CDS encoding helicase-related protein, with translation MSEDPVPDWSGYSDVLDNREYDVAERANALAPEAETVRIAVGYFYLGGFDLLKENLRRAERVEILIGTDTDQRTIDELERGFADDLDEYDRSEAQEGINRLYELIQEDKVDVRVYDDSRFHPKLYLFEHPAGSPDLGRAIIGSSNLSASGLRGNVELNVEKKDNNTIRYLGEWFEEIWEEASEFDTDLMVAEIEESQFGDDLPDTSEGGTSVAEVETISPYEATKRFIVEQFSRDVREGTLLQDITGDYEEQLTAFQQDAFRAARRPLEKYNGVVLADSVGLGKSYIGAPLVQEYTSSRDDVLIIAPNRLERMWMRDLLDADTGEFPTTAEKTFMSFNKLSRLSEKEIQRLRGVDLILVDEAHNLRNTGTQRYDKLQSIGRKGKKFVMLTATPIHNSVRDVDNLIKVFADDDDFDIELKGLSPSEIFKQYDLLSSEEDKSASTQSRLSDLEELIESIMREVIISRDRKYILENYEEVTIGDRAISVPDRNPRLVTPDDPRLDELYSDIVDTVIGADNSENSGLNIPYVSADRYDADGDEEEELIIEYQNASILMLINLLKRLESSLAAFETSVERLMERERITRHIATGDLDDAKNRSDAVEQIRDTFEDDFAKDIDFEEVAEALNRVSPSKRDEIVADIDEDLQELDRIKRQAQNALQTKEDGRTKDAKAERLRGLIDRELSDEKVLIFSQYVPTITHLFEQLTGENPAHTNVATLGHDPSNPTVGFVHGGSGYDERIVERFAPEAQEADVTPGEEIDILFATDVLGVGQNLQDARVIVNYDLHWNPMKMEQRIGRIDRITTRHDELLIYNFAPTGDLRKQLGLVERIQEKIEDIANTFGHAAPILDTAEEQVHKTLMTYERLEEGGAEFGDERLEGIGSKYDDLRNVVRTFCEENDVNVEELRETYDAVAGRSEPQYFVAPGEEGYVSLAHLEHSSGRTEWRTTIFDSDRVQSTTIGGQTVFTQFPRLETDDVRVFETISSPDTTRQTIPEDDFEELKSFVSELGTPSTWQNDILSRQSGDSDVVTDIKQLCRQIADSDEDVSGEAEEILELLDDHEMSDWAEGQLRTIYRRRRRYGTNGTIRRIHHKLTEEIELVDPETVTEADVALAGQLDNSKSET
- a CDS encoding metallophosphoesterase, yielding MLYGDELLADEASCFGAQQKERNLGKRKDYARRQGNGERVTEFSAITVAEPREGDRRYVPSGAELPVAPASGEVLPVYVSSGEVDWAISLLAEFPAEPAADRPGDGSERLLDRDRVQRARNSTEAGVGGDATTVLFVSDTHLGYENRAETGSGKAVPWIDEINSRDTIRRVRTLAMEGDIDAVIHTGDLLDHEVDAVTLDAAESSLRDLALCNIPVYCILGTHDHGAADPYYSNSVDGIAWVKDQVRNEYLIELSASPTSVAGGPLDAYGVSAENVGIGDVGTYESLGWRPSEIAFGASSPGPNVLCLHDGATPYRERSTADVDLDELLAQSRVSFDCVLVGDEHRPKHDDFEHGYSFETGDGTPVLYTGPAARVGPAYRNHDAFITELTISAEEVSWTRHSV